In Planktothrix serta PCC 8927, one genomic interval encodes:
- a CDS encoding class I SAM-dependent methyltransferase gives MTDPLTKLTYQAFQQGKSYFSLTHRTLTNQLLNWINPISSDRKTESLSPEILLKVQSLLNQIIETDWEDAEKGVYPTSILFDNPWDDFFRYYPMILLDLPKLRQRANQKRYQDFSPNIDTEGYPSYYIQNFHHQTDGYLSEMSANLYDLQVEILFYGGADPMRRRVLAPLKTGLKVFNDVPEKQIRVLDIACGTGRTLKNIRAMLPKASLFGIDLSPAYLRKANQLLSEIPQELPQLIQANAEDLPFPDHFFHGVTSVFLFHELPAKVRQNVINECFRVTQPGGVFIICDSMQLIDYPELKPMIENFPKVFHEPYYQDYINDNLGERLEKAGFQNITIENHFASKYWLAHKPN, from the coding sequence ATGACTGACCCACTCACCAAACTAACCTACCAAGCATTTCAGCAGGGGAAAAGCTATTTTAGTCTGACTCATAGAACCCTGACGAATCAACTGCTGAACTGGATTAATCCCATTTCTTCTGACCGGAAAACTGAATCCCTGAGTCCTGAAATTCTGTTGAAAGTTCAAAGTTTGTTGAATCAAATCATAGAAACGGACTGGGAAGATGCCGAAAAAGGGGTGTATCCAACTTCTATTTTATTTGATAATCCCTGGGATGATTTCTTTCGTTATTATCCGATGATTTTACTCGATTTACCGAAACTTCGACAACGGGCTAATCAAAAACGCTATCAAGATTTTTCTCCTAATATTGATACAGAAGGTTATCCCAGTTATTATATTCAGAACTTCCATCATCAAACCGATGGATATTTGAGTGAGATGTCGGCAAATTTATATGATTTGCAGGTAGAAATTTTATTTTATGGGGGTGCAGACCCTATGCGTCGCCGGGTTCTGGCTCCTTTAAAAACAGGGTTAAAAGTATTTAATGATGTTCCTGAAAAACAAATTCGAGTATTAGATATTGCCTGTGGAACAGGTCGAACCCTTAAAAATATTCGGGCAATGTTACCCAAAGCTTCTTTATTTGGAATTGATTTATCTCCGGCTTATTTACGAAAAGCGAATCAACTTTTATCGGAAATTCCGCAAGAGTTACCCCAACTGATTCAAGCCAATGCGGAAGACTTACCCTTTCCTGATCATTTCTTTCATGGCGTGACTTCCGTTTTTTTATTCCATGAACTTCCTGCTAAGGTTCGCCAAAATGTGATTAATGAATGTTTCCGCGTTACCCAACCAGGGGGCGTTTTTATTATTTGTGATTCTATGCAATTGATCGACTATCCTGAGCTAAAACCAATGATAGAAAACTTTCCTAAAGTATTCCATGAACCCTATTATCAGGATTATATTAACGATAATTTAGGAGAACGATTAGAAAAGGCGGGATTCCAAAATATTACTATCGAAAACCATTTTGCTAGTAAATATTGGCTTGCTCATAAACCTAATTAA
- a CDS encoding 4-hydroxy-3-methylbut-2-enyl diphosphate reductase, translated as MDTKAFRRSLQQSETYHRKGFGHEEEVANVMQSAYQSSLIQQIRDNNYIIKRGNVTIKMAQSFGFCWGVERAVAMAYETRQHFPTETIWITNEIIHNPSVNQHLQNMNVEFIPVENGNKDFSVVNSGDVVILPAFGASVQEMQTLNEKGCKIVDTTCPWVSKVWNTVEKHKKRDYTSIIHGKYNHEETVATSSFADKYLIVLNYREAEYVSNYILNGGNREEFLAKFSRAHSQGFDPDQDLELIGIANQTTMLKSETEQIGKLLEHTMMKKYGPDQLNQHFQSFNTICDATQERQDAMINILDEPLDLMVVIGGFNSSNTTHLQEMSVEKGILSYHIDCAERIFIDNRIEHKPLGKSLEIHENWLPDGEIVVGITSGASTPDKVVEEVIEKIFAQNLSTVQG; from the coding sequence ATGGATACAAAAGCATTTAGACGTTCATTGCAACAGTCAGAAACCTATCATCGGAAAGGCTTTGGTCATGAAGAAGAAGTGGCAAATGTCATGCAATCTGCCTATCAAAGTTCTTTGATTCAACAAATTCGAGACAATAACTATATTATTAAACGAGGTAATGTTACCATTAAAATGGCTCAATCTTTTGGGTTTTGTTGGGGTGTAGAGCGGGCGGTGGCAATGGCTTATGAAACTCGCCAACATTTCCCGACAGAAACGATTTGGATTACCAATGAAATTATTCATAATCCTTCTGTAAATCAACATTTACAGAATATGAATGTTGAGTTTATTCCGGTTGAAAATGGGAATAAGGATTTTTCTGTTGTTAATTCTGGGGATGTGGTCATTTTACCCGCTTTTGGGGCAAGTGTTCAAGAAATGCAAACCCTGAATGAAAAAGGCTGTAAAATTGTTGATACAACTTGCCCTTGGGTTTCTAAAGTTTGGAATACCGTTGAGAAACATAAAAAAAGAGATTATACCTCTATTATTCATGGCAAATATAACCATGAAGAAACCGTTGCTACCAGTTCTTTTGCCGATAAATATTTAATCGTTTTGAATTATCGAGAAGCAGAATATGTCTCTAATTATATTCTCAATGGGGGCAACCGCGAGGAATTTTTAGCAAAATTTAGTCGGGCGCATTCACAGGGTTTTGATCCGGATCAAGATTTAGAACTAATTGGTATTGCTAACCAAACCACAATGTTAAAAAGTGAAACCGAACAAATCGGAAAACTTTTAGAGCATACGATGATGAAAAAATATGGGCCGGATCAATTAAATCAGCATTTCCAAAGTTTTAATACCATCTGTGATGCTACCCAAGAACGCCAAGATGCGATGATTAATATATTAGATGAACCCTTGGATTTAATGGTAGTCATCGGCGGGTTTAATTCTTCTAATACTACGCATTTACAGGAAATGTCTGTAGAAAAAGGGATTCTGTCTTATCATATTGATTGCGCTGAACGGATTTTTATTGATAACCGCATTGAACATAAACCGTTAGGAAAGTCTTTAGAAATTCACGAAAACTGGCTTCCTGATGGTGAAATTGTTGTAGGAATTACTTCCGGTGCTTCAACTCCTGATAAAGTCGTTGAAGAAGTGATTGAAAAGATTTTTGCCCAAAACCTTTCCACTGTTCAGGGTTAA
- a CDS encoding YbjN domain-containing protein, whose protein sequence is MTSTEQAPLTTETEEELIEGAMATVKPSEEIEAVLAGLAEDQKVMVGTSEAGKVWQFEYGSVEVFVQLTGETDEDTLTVWATVLKFPVKNEAQLMRRLLEMNWLSTLESHFAIVNDQVVVLSSRTLADISASEISRTITIVATIADNNDDNLQAEFAV, encoded by the coding sequence ATGACAAGTACAGAACAAGCCCCGTTAACGACTGAGACTGAGGAAGAACTGATTGAAGGTGCAATGGCGACGGTCAAACCTTCCGAAGAAATTGAAGCGGTTCTCGCTGGGTTAGCTGAAGACCAAAAGGTGATGGTAGGAACTTCCGAAGCGGGTAAGGTTTGGCAGTTTGAATATGGCAGTGTGGAAGTTTTTGTGCAACTCACCGGAGAAACCGATGAAGACACTCTCACGGTTTGGGCGACCGTGTTGAAATTTCCGGTGAAAAATGAAGCCCAGTTAATGCGAAGATTATTAGAAATGAACTGGTTATCAACTTTAGAATCTCATTTTGCGATTGTCAATGATCAAGTTGTGGTTTTATCGAGTCGAACTTTAGCGGATATTTCTGCTAGTGAAATTTCGCGGACTATTACGATTGTGGCAACGATTGCTGATAATAATGATGACAATTTACAAGCCGAATTCGCAGTCTAA
- a CDS encoding endonuclease III domain-containing protein translates to QLLELPGVARKTANVVLAHGYGLNMGVTVDTHVKRLSQRLGLTTHTDPIRIERDLMALIPQADWENWSIRLIYLGRAVCTARSPVCYNCELSDLCPSAQGATVPSAEKCLS, encoded by the coding sequence CAACTATTAGAACTCCCTGGCGTGGCCCGGAAAACCGCTAATGTGGTATTAGCTCATGGCTACGGCTTGAATATGGGGGTAACGGTGGATACCCATGTTAAACGCCTGAGTCAACGGCTAGGACTGACAACCCACACTGACCCCATTCGCATTGAACGGGATTTGATGGCCCTAATTCCGCAAGCGGACTGGGAAAACTGGTCAATTCGCTTAATTTATCTGGGTCGCGCCGTCTGTACAGCCAGGAGTCCAGTGTGTTATAATTGTGAATTGTCTGATTTATGCCCATCTGCTCAAGGGGCAACCGTCCCCAGCGCAGAAAAATGTCTAAGCTAA
- a CDS encoding AAA family ATPase, which translates to MKIKVKNLGVLKQAEFTLGNLTILCGCNNTGKTYATYALFGFLSIWQRMFSIEISDDKIDQLLADGVIHLDIQEYVKQSEQIIIKACQEYTQQLPKIFATSTERFRKTEFQVELNTNNIKLIDRFELTIGSTNTEIFSIIKTEDSTKLIVTLLVEKENIKIPIDIVKRTIGDALKDIIFSPLFPRPFIASAERTGVAIFRKELNFARNRLLEEMTQTGKNINPMELLFKVYDDYALPIKKNVDFIRQLETLVKKSSFIAENYPDILVDFANIIGGEYTITQNDELYYVPKGKRIKLSMDESSSAVRSLLDIGFYLRHEAQQGDLLIIDEPELNLHPENQRRLARIFARLVNLGIKVFITTHSDYIIKELNTLIMLNHDKPHLKRIAEQEGYRPEELISYDQIKVYIAEEALIKLDGSQKKTKCQTLTSADINPELGIDARSFDPTIETMNRIQESIVWGAE; encoded by the coding sequence ATGAAAATCAAAGTCAAAAATCTTGGAGTTTTAAAGCAAGCGGAATTCACGCTTGGCAATTTAACAATATTATGTGGCTGTAATAATACAGGCAAGACCTATGCCACTTATGCGTTATTTGGCTTTTTGTCTATTTGGCAACGGATGTTTTCGATTGAAATCAGTGATGACAAAATTGATCAACTCCTCGCTGATGGGGTCATTCATCTTGATATACAAGAATATGTTAAACAGTCTGAGCAGATTATTATTAAAGCTTGTCAAGAATATACTCAACAATTACCTAAGATTTTTGCAACATCAACCGAACGTTTTAGAAAAACCGAGTTTCAAGTAGAACTCAATACCAATAATATTAAGTTAATAGACAGATTTGAACTAACCATCGGATCTACAAATACCGAAATATTTTCAATTATTAAAACTGAAGATAGCACAAAATTAATTGTTACTTTATTAGTTGAGAAAGAAAATATAAAAATTCCGATTGATATTGTGAAACGTACTATTGGTGATGCTCTGAAAGATATTATTTTTTCTCCGCTTTTTCCTCGTCCTTTCATTGCTAGTGCAGAGCGAACAGGTGTTGCTATTTTTCGTAAAGAGTTAAATTTTGCCCGGAATCGCTTGCTTGAAGAAATGACCCAGACTGGTAAGAATATCAATCCAATGGAGCTTTTATTCAAAGTTTATGACGATTACGCCCTACCAATTAAGAAAAATGTAGATTTTATCCGACAACTTGAAACCCTTGTCAAAAAAAGTAGTTTTATTGCCGAGAATTACCCAGATATATTAGTCGATTTTGCTAATATTATTGGGGGTGAGTATACCATTACCCAAAACGACGAACTTTACTATGTACCCAAAGGTAAACGAATTAAACTTTCAATGGATGAAAGTTCTAGTGCTGTGCGTTCTCTATTAGATATTGGTTTTTACCTCCGACATGAAGCGCAACAGGGTGATTTACTGATAATAGACGAACCCGAACTTAATTTACACCCCGAAAATCAGCGCCGTCTTGCTCGAATTTTCGCTCGATTAGTTAATCTTGGAATCAAGGTCTTTATAACGACTCACAGCGATTATATTATTAAAGAGTTGAATACATTAATCATGCTTAACCATGATAAACCCCATCTCAAACGAATTGCTGAACAAGAAGGTTATCGACCCGAAGAACTAATTTCTTATGATCAAATAAAAGTCTATATTGCAGAAGAAGCACTTATAAAACTAGATGGGAGTCAGAAAAAAACGAAATGTCAAACTTTAACATCCGCAGATATTAACCCAGAACTTGGTATTGATGCTCGTAGTTTCGATCCAACAATTGAAACCATGAACCGAATTCAAGAATCAATTGTTTGGGGTGCGGAGTAA
- a CDS encoding SDR family oxidoreductase, with the protein MNKLLITGASGFLGWHLCHIAQTEWQVYGISHSKIIDLPNINMIKADLTDFQALKNLFQQIKPDAVIHAAAQSQPNFCQQYPELSYQINVRVSLEIADLCAELNIPCVFTSTDLVFNGLNAPYQETDPVCPVSYYGEQKVLAEQGILERYPRTAICRMSLMFGDVPDHATSFIQPFIQTLKQGKELNLFIDEFRTPVSGTTAAKGLLLALKTTPEILHLGGKERLSRYEFGKLMAEVLELPSHLIKPCSQGDIKMSAPRPPDVSLDSSKAFNLGYKYLSIREELQQLILKL; encoded by the coding sequence ATGAATAAGCTGTTAATTACAGGAGCAAGCGGTTTTTTAGGATGGCATCTTTGCCATATTGCTCAAACTGAATGGCAGGTCTATGGGATTAGCCATTCTAAAATTATTGATCTTCCTAATATTAATATGATTAAAGCAGATTTGACGGATTTTCAAGCTCTAAAAAATCTATTTCAACAAATTAAACCGGATGCAGTTATTCATGCTGCGGCTCAATCTCAACCGAACTTTTGTCAACAGTATCCTGAACTATCTTATCAAATTAATGTCAGGGTTTCGCTAGAAATTGCTGATCTCTGTGCTGAGTTGAATATTCCTTGTGTTTTCACTTCAACGGACTTAGTATTTAATGGATTAAATGCTCCTTATCAGGAAACCGATCCTGTATGTCCAGTTAGTTATTATGGAGAACAAAAAGTATTAGCTGAACAGGGAATATTAGAACGCTATCCCAGAACAGCAATTTGTAGAATGTCATTAATGTTTGGTGATGTTCCTGACCATGCGACCAGTTTTATTCAACCTTTTATTCAAACGCTGAAACAGGGAAAAGAGTTAAATTTATTTATTGATGAATTTAGAACCCCCGTGAGTGGAACTACCGCAGCCAAGGGATTATTATTAGCATTAAAAACAACTCCAGAAATTCTCCATTTAGGCGGGAAAGAACGTCTTTCTCGGTATGAATTTGGCAAACTCATGGCAGAGGTTTTAGAGCTTCCTTCCCATTTAATTAAACCCTGTTCTCAAGGGGATATTAAAATGTCTGCACCCCGTCCTCCTGATGTTTCTTTAGATAGTTCTAAAGCCTTTAATTTAGGCTATAAATATTTATCTATCCGAGAAGAATTACAACAATTAATTCTTAAATTGTAG
- the alaS gene encoding alanine--tRNA ligase, with the protein MTFSPKFSTGSEIRQKFLNFYAEKGHKILPSASLVPEDPTVLLTIAGMLPFKPIFLGQRQPEFPRATTSQKCIRTNDIENVGRTARHHTFFEMLGNFSFGDYFKQQAIAWGWEISTKVFELPPDRLVVSVFEEDDEAFAIWRDEIGVAPQRIKRMGEADNFWKSGPTGPCGPCSEIYYDFHPERGEDNIDLEDDTRFIEFYNLVFMQYNRDNDGNLTPLQNQNIDTGMGLERMAQILQQVPNNYETDLIFPIIKTAAEIAKIDYHKSDDKTKVSLKVIGDHIRAVVHLIADGVTASNIGRGYILRRLIRRVVRHGRLIGINGEFTTQVAETAMQLSETAYPNVRQRETAIKGELQREETRFLETLERGEKLLAEIIEKAAPSHLPLSKGEARTSPISKGGEISGQDAFVLYDTYGFPLELTQEVAEENGLTVDIQGFETAMEEQRRRSQDAHETIDLTVQGSLDQLAEHIHSTEFLGYTLFTSDAKVEAVLVNGKPVEEAEAGAEIQVILNKTPFYAESGGQIGDRGYLSYGDTVIRVHDVKKESNIFIHFGRIERGIVTPGMALNAQIDRACRRRAQANHTATHLLQSALKLIVDPSISQAGSLVDFERLRFDFNCPRGLTSEEIQQIEDQVNSWITEAHPAVIAEMAIEAAKAKGATAMFGEKYSDIVRVVDYSGVSMELCGGTHVSNTAEIGLFKIISETGIASGIRRIEAVAGQAVLEYLKVRDMVVKDLGDRFKAKPEELPDRITNLQQELKTTQKQLEGVKAELAIAKSEQLLTTAETIGEFKLIVAELHDADAESLKTAAERLQQKLGESAVVLGSATTDGKVNFVAAFSKAINNKGLQAGKFIGGIAKICGGGGGGRPNLAQAGGRDATQLKAALESAKTQLVDGLK; encoded by the coding sequence ATGACTTTTTCCCCTAAATTTTCCACTGGCAGCGAAATTCGTCAAAAATTCCTTAACTTTTATGCCGAAAAAGGGCATAAAATTCTGCCGAGTGCGTCTTTAGTTCCCGAAGACCCGACGGTTTTATTAACCATTGCGGGGATGCTACCCTTTAAACCGATATTTCTGGGACAGCGACAGCCCGAATTTCCGCGCGCCACCACGTCCCAAAAATGTATCCGTACTAATGATATTGAAAATGTGGGCAGAACGGCCAGACACCACACATTTTTTGAAATGTTAGGCAATTTCAGCTTTGGAGATTATTTTAAACAACAAGCGATCGCATGGGGATGGGAAATTTCAACCAAAGTGTTTGAGTTACCTCCAGACCGTTTGGTGGTGAGTGTGTTCGAGGAAGATGACGAAGCTTTTGCCATTTGGCGCGATGAAATAGGCGTGGCTCCCCAACGTATTAAACGCATGGGAGAAGCGGATAACTTTTGGAAATCTGGCCCCACTGGCCCCTGTGGCCCTTGTTCGGAGATTTATTATGATTTTCACCCCGAACGCGGCGAAGACAATATTGATTTAGAGGATGATACTCGGTTTATTGAGTTTTATAACTTGGTTTTCATGCAGTATAACCGAGATAATGATGGCAATTTAACCCCGTTACAAAATCAAAATATTGATACGGGAATGGGGTTAGAACGGATGGCACAAATTTTGCAGCAAGTTCCCAATAATTACGAAACGGATCTGATTTTTCCAATTATTAAAACGGCGGCGGAAATTGCTAAAATAGATTATCACAAATCCGATGATAAAACTAAAGTTTCCCTAAAAGTGATTGGAGATCATATTCGGGCAGTTGTACATTTAATTGCCGATGGCGTTACCGCTTCTAATATTGGCCGGGGTTATATTTTACGGCGCTTAATTCGGCGGGTGGTTCGTCACGGTCGGTTAATTGGAATTAACGGAGAATTTACAACCCAAGTGGCTGAAACTGCCATGCAATTATCGGAAACTGCCTATCCCAATGTTCGTCAACGGGAAACTGCAATTAAGGGGGAATTACAAAGAGAAGAAACCCGGTTCTTAGAAACTTTAGAACGGGGTGAAAAACTGTTAGCGGAAATTATTGAAAAAGCGGCCCCCTCCCACCTCCCCCTAAGTAAAGGGGAGGCTAGAACTTCCCCCATTAGTAAGGGGGGTGAAATTTCTGGTCAAGATGCTTTTGTGTTATATGACACCTATGGTTTCCCCCTAGAATTAACTCAAGAAGTTGCCGAAGAAAATGGGTTAACGGTAGATATTCAAGGGTTTGAAACGGCAATGGAAGAACAGCGCCGTCGTTCTCAAGATGCCCATGAAACCATTGATTTAACCGTTCAAGGCAGTTTAGACCAGTTAGCAGAACATATTCACTCAACAGAATTTTTAGGTTATACCTTATTTACTTCTGATGCTAAAGTTGAAGCGGTTTTAGTCAATGGAAAACCTGTTGAGGAAGCAGAAGCAGGAGCAGAAATTCAAGTGATTTTGAATAAAACGCCCTTCTATGCTGAGTCTGGAGGACAAATTGGCGATCGCGGTTATTTAAGTTATGGGGATACGGTAATTCGGGTTCATGATGTTAAAAAAGAATCCAATATTTTCATCCATTTTGGACGAATTGAACGGGGAATAGTTACCCCCGGAATGGCATTAAATGCCCAAATTGATCGCGCCTGTCGTCGTCGTGCCCAAGCCAACCATACCGCAACCCATTTGTTACAATCTGCGTTAAAATTAATTGTCGATCCCTCGATTTCTCAAGCGGGTTCTTTAGTTGATTTTGAACGTTTACGGTTTGATTTTAATTGTCCTCGTGGGTTAACTTCTGAAGAAATTCAACAAATTGAAGATCAAGTGAATAGTTGGATCACGGAAGCACATCCGGCGGTGATAGCGGAAATGGCGATAGAAGCCGCCAAAGCCAAAGGTGCTACTGCGATGTTTGGAGAGAAATATTCTGATATTGTGCGGGTGGTCGATTATTCTGGGGTTTCGATGGAATTATGCGGGGGAACTCATGTTAGTAATACCGCCGAAATTGGTCTATTTAAGATTATTTCAGAAACAGGTATTGCATCAGGAATTCGACGCATTGAAGCGGTAGCCGGACAAGCGGTTTTAGAGTATTTGAAAGTTCGGGATATGGTAGTTAAAGATTTAGGCGATCGCTTTAAAGCTAAACCCGAAGAATTACCCGACCGCATTACTAATTTACAACAGGAGTTAAAAACCACTCAGAAACAATTAGAAGGCGTTAAAGCAGAATTAGCGATCGCCAAATCCGAACAATTATTAACAACGGCTGAAACCATTGGTGAGTTTAAATTAATTGTAGCAGAACTCCATGATGCCGATGCAGAATCGTTAAAAACTGCCGCAGAAAGGCTACAACAAAAGTTAGGAGAAAGTGCCGTTGTCTTAGGTTCAGCGACAACGGATGGCAAAGTTAATTTTGTTGCCGCGTTCAGTAAAGCGATTAATAATAAAGGCTTACAAGCGGGTAAATTTATTGGCGGTATTGCCAAAATTTGCGGCGGTGGTGGTGGCGGACGTCCGAATTTAGCGCAAGCAGGAGGACGGGATGCAACGCAGTTAAAAGCAGCGTTGGAGAGTGCAAAAACCCAGTTAGTTGATGGGTTGAAATAA
- a CDS encoding DUF3370 domain-containing protein, translating to MKDQILHRIIPILIVSLSAMGGAVGGILFRQTVIVEQFPTLLPRLPFAHALPPLEIIAENEVRPLPGNLDEVLMFNSNSPEWVKQEGILLSTFPGGWRNHSEAHLEYRLTGEFEVFAHHFTHTPPDLKTLYLGLIVHNPDTQPVTVEVLTVASYLLEPDAPFKEKPALSDNPNGEVYSGPGIRAVDEVLRGKRQSEFPKALEIGPGESRMLMNLPIPVKGLERPVNGRSTFMRLKVRGLSDDSAPASIYMASLAQFAKMHPDGKERTPTLEEWQQLLDNGTLAQPRDKIPTPPEQTSGQLIYSRVAGVQKGAKWEANLVDEGKDFLTIPDRGKGISFPISTVRAGTLGTKQVQAAPLILRYPDTAYESHGNYGVHYDLHIPLLNTTDETQKVTISLETPFKEETLSKNGLIFRQPPLDFPFFRGTVRLRYEDEQGKTVIKYLHLWHRRGQIVDPLVKLKLNPKSSRFVRVDFRYPPDSTPTQVLTIKTLD from the coding sequence ATGAAAGATCAAATTTTACATCGGATAATTCCTATTTTAATTGTTAGCCTGTCTGCAATGGGTGGCGCGGTCGGAGGAATTTTATTTCGGCAAACGGTCATTGTTGAACAGTTTCCTACCCTTTTGCCTCGGTTGCCCTTTGCCCATGCCTTACCCCCCCTGGAAATTATTGCTGAAAACGAAGTCCGTCCCTTACCGGGGAACCTGGATGAGGTGTTAATGTTTAATAGCAATAGTCCAGAATGGGTGAAACAGGAAGGAATTTTACTGTCAACCTTTCCGGGGGGATGGCGCAACCATTCTGAAGCTCATTTAGAATATCGTTTAACGGGAGAATTTGAGGTATTTGCTCATCATTTTACCCACACTCCTCCTGATTTAAAAACCTTGTATTTGGGGTTAATCGTTCATAACCCTGATACTCAACCTGTTACAGTTGAAGTGTTGACAGTCGCGAGTTATTTATTAGAGCCGGATGCTCCTTTTAAAGAAAAACCTGCTCTCAGTGATAATCCTAACGGTGAGGTTTATTCCGGGCCAGGAATTCGGGCGGTTGATGAGGTGTTAAGGGGAAAACGTCAGTCAGAATTTCCGAAAGCGTTGGAAATTGGCCCCGGTGAAAGCCGAATGTTAATGAATTTACCTATCCCGGTGAAGGGGTTAGAACGTCCGGTGAATGGGCGTTCTACGTTTATGCGGTTGAAAGTCCGGGGCTTAAGCGATGATTCCGCCCCGGCTTCCATTTATATGGCTAGTTTAGCCCAATTTGCGAAGATGCACCCTGATGGCAAGGAACGGACGCCAACCTTAGAAGAATGGCAACAGTTGCTTGATAATGGCACTTTAGCACAACCCCGCGATAAAATACCTACTCCTCCAGAACAAACAAGTGGTCAGTTAATTTATAGTCGGGTTGCGGGTGTTCAAAAAGGGGCAAAATGGGAAGCGAATTTAGTGGATGAGGGTAAAGATTTTCTGACTATTCCTGATAGGGGAAAGGGAATTTCTTTCCCTATTAGTACCGTTAGAGCGGGAACATTAGGAACAAAACAAGTACAAGCCGCGCCGTTAATTTTACGTTATCCTGATACGGCTTATGAGTCTCATGGCAATTATGGCGTACATTATGATTTACATATACCGTTATTAAATACAACCGATGAAACCCAAAAGGTAACGATTAGTTTAGAAACGCCTTTTAAGGAAGAAACCTTATCTAAAAATGGCTTAATTTTTCGACAACCGCCCTTAGATTTTCCGTTTTTTCGAGGAACTGTGCGGTTAAGATATGAAGATGAACAAGGAAAAACTGTGATCAAATATCTGCATTTATGGCATCGTCGAGGACAAATTGTTGACCCGTTAGTTAAATTAAAATTAAACCCGAAATCCTCTCGTTTTGTGAGAGTAGATTTTCGTTATCCTCCTGATTCCACACCTACCCAAGTTTTAACGATTAAAACCTTAGATTAA
- a CDS encoding DUF2283 domain-containing protein, producing MASIVKVYFDKEGDFLEVLFSDKPGYMRETDNDAIMERVDEEGNLLGFSVLAVSQLSTDQPLVAQLVAGAKI from the coding sequence ATGGCTTCAATTGTAAAAGTTTATTTTGATAAAGAAGGGGATTTTTTAGAAGTTTTATTTTCCGATAAACCGGGTTATATGCGAGAAACCGATAATGATGCGATTATGGAACGAGTAGATGAAGAAGGAAATTTATTAGGGTTTTCTGTATTAGCTGTGAGTCAGTTATCAACAGATCAACCATTAGTGGCTCAGTTAGTAGCGGGTGCTAAAATTTAA
- a CDS encoding FHA domain-containing protein, which translates to MNELTLKWTEAGQSRTQTLNDQHPTKHPGTIRIGRDPTRCDLVLSHPTVSGLHIEIFFNQTKHNFYLRNLRETNPPIINHQKLITGELPLNVGSHLQLGQQQLEVVAVSLSPFLIPPTRLFLPDEAIEIASVNPNPVQYGLQCPKCDRISSYQQLNSGCPWCGTSLAAAISVVLSTEH; encoded by the coding sequence ATGAATGAACTGACGCTAAAGTGGACAGAAGCAGGTCAGTCCCGCACTCAAACCTTGAATGATCAACACCCCACAAAACATCCGGGAACTATTCGCATCGGACGAGATCCAACACGCTGCGATCTTGTCTTATCTCATCCCACAGTATCGGGGTTACATATTGAAATTTTTTTTAATCAAACTAAGCATAACTTTTATCTCAGAAATTTACGAGAAACCAACCCTCCAATTATTAATCATCAAAAGCTAATTACAGGTGAACTTCCCTTAAATGTGGGTAGTCATTTGCAATTAGGACAGCAACAACTGGAAGTCGTCGCAGTTTCTTTATCGCCATTTTTAATTCCGCCAACACGATTATTTTTACCCGATGAAGCAATAGAAATAGCCAGTGTTAATCCAAATCCTGTACAATATGGTTTACAGTGTCCTAAATGCGATCGCATTTCCTCTTATCAACAGTTAAATTCAGGGTGCCCTTGGTGTGGAACGTCTTTAGCAGCAGCAATTAGTGTGGTTTTATCCACCGAACATTAA
- the rpsN gene encoding 30S ribosomal protein S14, which translates to MAKKSMIERDKKRKKLVAKYAEKRAELKDQFEQAGSQLEKMEIHRKIQQLPRNSSKTRVRNRCWLTGRPRGYYRDFGLSRNVIREMAHQGLLPGVVKSSW; encoded by the coding sequence ATGGCTAAAAAAAGCATGATTGAGCGCGATAAAAAGCGCAAAAAATTAGTCGCAAAATATGCTGAAAAACGCGCTGAACTAAAAGACCAGTTTGAGCAAGCAGGGTCTCAACTGGAAAAAATGGAAATTCACCGCAAAATTCAACAATTACCCCGTAATAGTTCTAAAACCCGGGTCAGAAACCGTTGCTGGTTAACCGGACGCCCCAGAGGCTATTATCGGGATTTTGGATTATCTCGCAACGTCATCCGGGAAATGGCGCACCAAGGGTTATTACCGGGTGTTGTCAAGTCCAGTTGGTAA